From uncultured Pseudodesulfovibrio sp.:
CAGAGTCAGACGCTGCGAAAAACTATTTTTCAGATACACAATATATCGACCCGGAGCATCTGTAATGCGTTGCGCACGGCCCACTTCTTCGGCGGCAGGATAATCCCACTGGGTCTCAGGATTCAAAACGAGTTCACTGATCTCATCTTCAACTTCATCAGGCAATTTAAAACCACTGCGATCAAAAAATTTGATGCCGTTGTCCATAAAAGGATTGTGTGATGCTGAGATCACCACTCCAAGATCGGCACGCATATTCCGAGTCAGGAATGATATAGCCGGTGTCGGCATGGGACCAACCAAAAAAACATCCATACCGTTAGCGCACAGTCCGCTGGTCAGCGCAGTCTCAAACACATACCCCGATAAGCGGGTGTCTTTACCGATGACCACACGATGACGTTTGGAACCATTGCGAAAATATTGGCCTGCGGCCAGACCAAGCCTGAGTGCAATCTCAGGTGTCATAGGAAATATATTGCCCTGCCCACGCAGGCCGTCAGTACCGAAAAGCCTCTGCTTCATGGATGACTCCAAAACTTCGCCCCGAAAGGCGATCTATTGCTTTTTCAAATGAGTTATTACGGTTTCCGGATTTTTCTTTTCCAGCCGGCATCCGTCAGGAAGAACGACATCATAATCCAAATCGAATTTTCCAGGAGCCATTTCGCTCCCGAACAAAAGACTGACAACGACATCCTTGCGGTACTCATTGTCACGGAAAAGATAAATAGGCCCTTCAATCAACAGTCGCACAAACTTCTGTGAGACCGATGCCTTGTACCCTTCCGGAGCCTGTACTTCAAGGGGGACTTTAACCCATATCTGACGGGTCTGAGGTCCAAAAAACGCTTCAACCCGAACCTGTCCCGGTGACGCTTCAATTTCAGGGGCAAGTTCAAGTCCGACATCTTCAGCCCATGACTCTGGAACATCTTCAGGAAAATCTTCCTTCATCACCGCACGAGCCTTTGAAACCTTCCGAAGTACCGTTTCAGGACCACGCACAACAACAAGTTTCGGGTCAACGGTAATTTCCTTTAACTTATAATCAGAATTAAGATCACCAGACCAGGCGGCCTCCACTTCGATCTCCTTCGAAATACGACGGTCCACCGTAAGTTTCAACCGGTTCGGTTTAACCTCGATAATCTCATATGTGCTGGGTAAAGGAATGTTTGAAGCATCAATATCCACAACCTGTATACCAATTTTCAAATTGCTGACATCGACATGATAGGGAATATTCTGTGTCGTCAGGTTGCCCACCAGCCCTTTAGGACCACGCAAACGAACCTGAATTTTATCAACAAGACCGTCCTCGATAATAAGTCCTTCAGGCGGATTAGTCATGACAACCGGCATATCCACCCATGACTCCACCACTTCTCGGCCTGTCACCAAAAACCAGGTGAAAACTGCCAATGCAAGAGCCAGTATCGCTGTTTGCCAATTCTTCATATTATCGTCCCAGTGCGTTCCTGAGCACACGCATTAGACGGACTTCGTCCAGACTGGTTGTCAAACGTCCATTCATGGCCACAGAGACCTCTCCCCGTTCTTCAGAAACAACCACGGTAATAGCGTCAGACCCTTCACTGATACCAAGTGCGGCTCGATGTCGGGTTCCATACATGGGCTGTCCCCGCAACTTGCTGGACAGCGGCAAAATACATGCTGCCGCGACAATCCGATCACGACGAACAATGACAGCTCCGTCATGCAACGGTGTATCGGGTACAAAAATAGTTTCGATAAGCTCGGTATTGACCTTGGCATCCAATTCAATTCCACGCTCAATAATGTCACCGAGTGGCATATTCTTTTCGATAACGATGATTGCGCCAGTGCTGCTTTCAGACATGCTCATGACAGCACGAATCATCTGTTCCAACGTATCATCACGAACCTGCGACTTGGTCCAAAACCTCTTAGTACCGACGCTGGCTAGCGCCTTACGAATATCCGTTTTGAACAAAATAACCACAATAAGGAATATGGATGTCAAAAACTCGCCGAGCATGGCGTTAAGGGTGTACAGATTAAACAAATCGGAAAAATAATAGATTACCAGCACGACAACCATACCATAAAGGACGGCGGCAGCTCTGGTACCTCGAACGAGCACAATAAGATTGTAATAGATAAAGGCAACCAGCCCAATATCGAGCAGGACCCTCCAAGTGATCTGAATTCCGAAAAGTTCAAACATATCTTTGACTACGCTAATTCACGAACAATGGTCAATGTTTGCTGCGTAAGCGCAACTTCATGCACTCGATGAATGGGCACACCTTTTGCGGCCAACACTGCTGTCGCCGCCTGGGTTGCATTCTGTCGTTTTCCAACAGCCAAACCAAGAAGCCCCTGCCATACGGATTTATTGGACAATCCCATAAAGACAGGAAAACCCAAAGCCATAATCCGCTCAATATTCTTTAAAATCAAAAGATTGTGCTCTAATGTTTTTCCAAAACCAATGCCCGGATCAAGGGTCACGCGATCCATGGGCAACCCGGCCTTATCCAAGACTGTCAACCGTTCTTCAAAAAAAGCCAACAACTCACCAACAACATCTGAATAGCGAGGCTCATCCTGCATATCCTCGGGCCTACCAAGAGAATGCATAAGCACATATCCCGGTTTGTACTCGGCGATAACGTCCAACAATTCCGGCTCGAATCGAAAGGCGGACACGTCATTGATAATATCCGCACCGGCTTCCAACGCATCGGCCGCAACCTTGGCTTTATAGGTATCAACCGAAATCACGGAAGCATGATCCGCTTCAGCCAATCCGCGAACAACAGGAATGACACGATTCAATTCCTCGGCTTCTGAAACAAAATCAGCATAAGGCCGCGTAGACTCACCGCCCACATCCAGAATAGTCGCGCCCTGTCGTGCCAATTCCAACCCGTGGGCTACACCGGTAGAAACATCTTCATGTGTTCCACCGTCATAAAAAGAATCCGGAGTCACGTTCACAATGCCAGCAATAAAAAAGGGGGCAGGTCCCAAGACCTTGCCCCCCTTCAATGTCCATGTTGTATCAATCATCGTCACTTTGAACCGATTATTGTACCTTATTTTCTCCGTCGTCTCCGTCAGGCCCACTCTCTGAATCATCGTCCTCAAGGATAAAGTCATCATCCTTGCTTTCGGACTCTTCACTGACTGGCTTATATCCGGGGCCTGTAGCACGACCTTCGGCCGTGTATCCATCGGCTGTCCCGGAAGGAGAGGATCCACCATTATCCGACTCCATGGGCGGCAATTCCTTGCCTTCCATGAGCAGATCAATATCCGCTCCGGTAATGGTTTCCCTTTCAAGTAAGGCCTGAGCAATGGATTCCAAAGCGTCACCATTTGCCTTAAGCAATTCGGTGGCCTTTTCATAAGCATCATCCACAAAACGCCGGACTTCGGAATCAATCAACTTGGCAGTATCCTCACCGTAATCCTTGTTGTGAGAGAACTCCTTGCCTAAAAAGACCGGCTCCTGATTATCACCAAAGCTTATAGGACCGAATTTCTCAGACATGCCCCACATGCAGACCATATTGTGTGCGGTCTTGGTGGCGCGTTCAATGTCATTGCTCGCACCCGTGGTCAGCTGGTTGAGAACAAGCTCCTCAGCCACACGGCCACCCATAAGCACAGCCATATTCTTCAGAAGGAAGTCTTTGGAATAGTTGTGCCGATCTTCACCGGGCAACTGCATGGTCACACCAAGAGCACGACCACGAGGGATGATGGAAACCTTATGTACAGGATCGGTACCAGGCAGCAACTTTGCCACCAGAGCATGCCCCGCTTCATGGTATGCTGTCGTCTTCTTTTCTTCATCGGAAAGAATCATGGAACGACGCTCACGCCCGCCCATCATGACCTTATCCTTGGCCTCCTCAAAGTCACTCATGTCCACACGGTCTTTACCGAGCTTGGCAGCACCAAGAGCAGCCTCGTTGACAAGGTTCTCAAGATCTGCACCAGAGAAACCGGGGGTCCCTCGGGCAATGACTTCAAGATTAACCTCAGGGGACAACGGCGTCTTACGGCTGTGCACCTTGAGGATACGTTCACGACCACGAAGATCGGGATTAGGCACGACCACCTGACGGTCAAAACGTCCGGGTCTCAGCAATGCCGGATCCAAAACGTCGGGACGGTTTGTGGCGGCGACCAGAATAACGCCTTCGTTTGATTCAAAGCCGTCCATTTCCACAAGCAGCTGGTTCAACGTTTGTTCACGTTCATCGTGACCACCGCCAAGGCCAGCGCCACGTTGACGGCCAACAGCATCAATCTCATCAATAAAAATGAGACAGGGAGCGTTCTTCTTACCTTGTGCAAAAAGATCACGCACACGGCTTGCACCAACACCCACAAACATCTCCACAAAATCAGAACCGGAAATGGAGAAGAAGGGAACACCGGCTTCACCGGCAACTGCACGCGCCAGCAAAGTCTTACCTGTACCAGGTCCGCCGACGAGAAGTACACCCTTGGGGATACGTCCGCCGAGACGGGTAAACTTACGAGGTTCGCGCAAGAAATCTACGATTTCAGAGAGTTCTTCCTTGGCCTCATCGACGCCAGCCACATCTTCGAAGGTAACCTTGGCGGTCTCTTCATTAATGAGACGGGCCTTGGAGCGACCAAAGCTCATGGCTCCACGTCCTCCTCCACCACCACCCTGCATTTGACGCATAAAGAAAATCCAAACGCCAATGAGCAGAAGCATAGGGAACCAAGACAAGAGCATGGTCAAATACCAGGGAGATTCCTCGGGCGGTTCCGCATTGACTTCAACACCCTTGGAAATAAGCGTATCGATCATTTTGGGATCGTCCGGGGCATAGGTCTGGAACTTTTCACCAGACGTCTTCATGCCAAGAATCTTCGGACCCTGAATTTTGACTTCAGCCACACCACCACTGTCCACCATAGTCAGGAATTCGCTGTAAGACGGCGTATCCTTGGGAACGGGCGGCTGGTTAAAGAGGTTGAAGAGGACGACCATCAATACAAAGATGATAGCCCAAATAACAAGATTTTTCATATGGTTGTTCAAAGGAGATTCCTCCGTATAGTCTCAGATCCAATCCGTCATTAAAACGGACTCATTATCGCTGTCACTACGATGCAGGATAAAGAATAATGCTCCTGCATGAAAAATCAAGAGATACTGGGAAAAAATCCCTTCATTTCACCTATCACACCGTTTTAAGCCACCCTTTCAAGGTGTCAATCTGATTTGCCACGGAAGCTGGACCGGTCCCTCCAGGGGATGTCCGTCGTTCAATGGCCGCTGCATAATCAAGTACGCCAAAGACATCATCATTGATGTCCCCGGAAAATCGCTTGAGTTCAGCAAGGTCCAAATCTTCGATACCAACGCCTTTCTGTTCAGCGTGAGCGACAACCGCGCCAGTAATATGGTGTGCCTCACGGAAAGGTACACCTTTGGCTGCCAGATAATCAGCCAATTCTGTAGCATTCAAAAAACCACGTTTCACCGTGGCCGCCATCTTTTCCGGCACGAATTCAATCTGCTTAAACATGTCTGCCATAATGGTCAGCGATGCCGAAACAGTCTTGTCCGCATCAAAAAACGGCTCTTTGTCTTCCTGCATGTCCCGATTATAGGTCATGGGCAAGCCCTTGATAAGCACAAGCAGTCCCATAAGGGAACCGACAACGCGCCCGGTCTTGCCACGCATGATCTCACAGGCATCAGGGTTCTTTTTCTGCGGCATGATTGAAGAACCGGTAGAATACTGATCCGGTAACTTTACATACCCGAAATTCGGATTGGCCCAGATGATGATCTCCTCGCACATGCGAGAAAGATGCGCCATAACCAGACTCCCTGCGAACACGGCCTCAAGCACAAAGTCACGATCAGAAACAGCATCCATGGAATTGGCAAAAATCTCGTCTATGCCAAGATCATCCGCCACGGCCTGAGGATTCACAGGATGAGTTGTCCCTGCAAGTGCGGCGGCACCCAACGGCATGACTCGTACGCGCTTCAGACAATCAGTCACCCGTTCGTGATCGCGCTTGAACATCTGACAATATGCCAGCAGATGGTGCGCCAAACTCACGGGCTGAGCAGGTTGAAAATGCGTGCAACCGGGAAGCATGGTTTCTTTATGCTCTTCGGCACGCGTCACAAAAACCTCGACAAGCGTGGCCAAGGCCTGCTGCCAACCAGCAAGACGAGCACCTACATGCAACCGGAAATCTAGAGCGACCTGATCGTTGCGACTCCGTGCGGTGTGCAACTTGCCACCCAGCGGTCCGACGATCTCGGTCAACCTGGACTCAATGTTCATATGAACATCTTCCATCTCGGTCTTCCACTCAAAATCACCGGATTCGATCTCAGTTTTGACCTGATCCAGACCGTCGCAAAGAGTCTTGGCCTCATCGTCGGTCAAAAATCCCTGCTTGGCCAACACGCGAGCGTGAGCCTGGGAACCCCGAATATCTTCAGCGTAGAGAAGCCGGTCAAAAGACACAGACTCTGAATATGCTTCCATGGATGCGGCGGTCCCTTCAGCGAACCGCCCGCCCCACATTTTTTTATCTGCCATATATTTTACTCGCAGGAGTCTTCGGTATCTTTGCCGCCCCACTTGGACTGCTGCATCCGGCCCTTGAGCCTGAGACCCACCAGCTTGATGAAGCCTTCGGCGTCGGCCTGATCATATACATAATCTTCTTCAAATGTAGCCAATTCAGGGCTGTACAAAGAAAACGGAGATTTACGACCCAACGGCACGCAATTGCCCTTGTACAACTTGACCCGCACTGTGCCAGTGACCTTTTCCTGAGATTTGTCGATCATGGCCTGCAATGCCTCACGTTCAGGCGAGAACCAATATCCATAGTACACCATCTCGGCATACTTGGGAATGAGACTATCACGAAGATGCATCATCTCGCGGTCCATGCACAATCCTTCCAGATCGCGATGGGCTGCAGCCAAAATAGTGCCACCGGGAGTCTCGTACACACCACGGGACTTCATGCCCACAAAGCGGTTCTCGACCATGTCTACTCGACCGATGCCGTGCTTGCCGCCCAACTCATTGAGCTTGGCCAGCAAGGCTGCCGGAGAATATTTAACATTGTTGATGGCAATGGGATCACCGGCTTCGAAATCAATGGAAATCTCTTCCGGTTCATCCGGGCACATCTCAGGCGGCGTGATGTTGCGGTAACAATCAGGGCCGGGAGCATTCCACGGATCTTCCAACTCGCCACCTTCAAAAGAAGTGTGCAACAGGTTGGCATCAATAGACCACGGCTTCTTGCGGCTTACCGGGATATCAATGCTGTTTTCCTTGGCAAAATTCATGAGATCAGTACGAGACTTGAGCTCCCACTCACGCCACGGAGCAATGGTCTGCAACCGAGGGTTAAGGGCCATGGTGGCCAACTCAAAACGAACCTGATCATTTCCCTTACCAGTGGCACCGTGAGACACGGCCTGTGCGCCTTCCATTTCAGCGATTTCAACCATACGCTTGGAAATCAACGGTCTGGCGATAGCAGTACCGAGCAGGTAGCGACCTTCGTACAGAGCATTTGCACGGAACATGGGAAAGACATAGTCACGCACGAATTCCTCGCGCATATCTTCGACGTAGGCCTTGACTGCGCCCGTAGAAAGAGCCTTGTCTTCAATGCCGTCCATCTCTTCACCCTGACCAAGGTCAGCGGTCATGGTCACCACTTCACAATCATAGTTGTTCTTGATCCACTTGAGGATGATGGATGTGTCCAATCCCCCGGAATAGGCCAGAACGACCTTTTCAATCTTTTTCATTGTATATATCTCTCTTCTCTCAATTATTTATAAATCCATTCAAGAATGGCTTTCTGCATGTGCAATCTGTTCTCAGCCTGATCCCAAACAATAGATGCAGGACTTTCGAACACAGCTTCCGAAACTTCTTCACCGCGGTGAACAGGCAAACAGTGCATGAACTTGGCATTGTCTGCTGCTCCGGCCATCAAGGCGGCATTGACTTCGAAACCGGCGAAAGCGGCCTCGCGTTTCTTCTGCTCTTCTTCCTGGCCCATGGACGCCCATACGTCTGTATTGACATACTGCGCACCACGTACAGCCTCGGCGGGATCTCGCACAACCGACACCTTGGCTCCGGCGTTCACACCGATATCCAAAAGTTTCGGGTCAGGGTCGTACCCTTCCGGACAAGCGATGACCAGTTCATAGCCGAATGTCGCCGAACCGTTAATGAAGGAATGTGCCATGTTGTTACCGTCACCGACCCAAGCGACCTTGAGGTCTTCCAGATTCGGTGTACGCTCATACATGGTCAACATATCAGCCATGATCTGACAAGGATGGTACTCGTCTGTCAGGGCATTAACCACCGGGATATCGCCGTATTCGACCAGGGTTTCCAACTTCTCCTGGCCGAAAGTTCGCACGATAAGACCATCCGCGTATCGGGATAGAACCCGTGCGGTATCCTTGAGGGGTTCGCTGCGGCCCAGCTGGGAATCCTTGGAAGCGATAAATACAGGATCGCCACCGAGCTGACGCACGCCCACCTCAAAGGACACGCGGGTCCGGGTGGATGCTTTCTCAAAAATCAGGAGCAGTGTCTTGCCAGCCAAAAGATCAGTACGGACCTTGTTGTCCTTCATCTCTTTAGCTCTGAGCAGAACCTGCTTGGCCTCATCCCTGGGGATGTCCAGAATGGTCAAAAAATGTTTGGGCATCGTACGTTTTCTCCATCTCGATTGCCATTTATAGGGAAAGAGCAGGAGTGTGTCCCATATTAATATGAATGTAAAGGAATTTGGATGAAGGAAAAACTCTTAAAACGGCGTAACAACGGGGCTTGCGGCCAAGCCTCCTGTCGAGGGAATACCTATTTCAAAGGCAGCAGTCCTTTCTTCGAAACAAAGACGCATACCCCCGTTGAAATGAGCGTGTAAAATATTTTAATGTTCTTTGAGCCATTCGTAAAATTGACGCAGGCTCAAACTCCGACTGGCTGGGCCACTTCGCACATAGAACTCTTCGCCCTTTTTCATATCCAGAATAGCCGGAGTAGGAGAAGGGACACAGTGTATACGAAGAATATCCTGCCCTCGCACATGAATAATTGTTGTATCAATATACCGGGTGAATTCTGGACCAACATGCTGATTGACCAAATTATTAAAATGCAAAAGGGCGTGATCAGCAGTACCAAATTTATCTTCTTCGAATCCAGCCACAGTCCCGTCATCAGCCACACCGACCAGCAAAGTTCCGCCGTCTGAATTCATAAATGCTGAAACGGTTTTCAAACTGGCATGTTCTATCTCGCGCCCATTCTTCCCGGACTTGAGATTAAACCTGAGTGTCTGCTTAAATTCCAACCGCCCGCTCTCGCCGGAGGCAACAAGAGCAAGGACTTCCGCCTCGCTCACGGCTGCTTCTCGACGCAAACCAAGCGCCTCGATTCTCCCACGATTCCGGTGCAGGACAAAGAGAATCCAACCAGCCACAATGATCAATATGGCCGCACCACCTTGCAAAAACGTATCGCTGGTCAACGTTGAAATCACATTTTTCCGTGGAAGGACAACACCAAGTGACATCGTAT
This genomic window contains:
- a CDS encoding CdaR family protein yields the protein MKNWQTAILALALAVFTWFLVTGREVVESWVDMPVVMTNPPEGLIIEDGLVDKIQVRLRGPKGLVGNLTTQNIPYHVDVSNLKIGIQVVDIDASNIPLPSTYEIIEVKPNRLKLTVDRRISKEIEVEAAWSGDLNSDYKLKEITVDPKLVVVRGPETVLRKVSKARAVMKEDFPEDVPESWAEDVGLELAPEIEASPGQVRVEAFFGPQTRQIWVKVPLEVQAPEGYKASVSQKFVRLLIEGPIYLFRDNEYRKDVVVSLLFGSEMAPGKFDLDYDVVLPDGCRLEKKNPETVITHLKKQ
- the cdaA gene encoding diadenylate cyclase CdaA; this translates as MFELFGIQITWRVLLDIGLVAFIYYNLIVLVRGTRAAAVLYGMVVVLVIYYFSDLFNLYTLNAMLGEFLTSIFLIVVILFKTDIRKALASVGTKRFWTKSQVRDDTLEQMIRAVMSMSESSTGAIIVIEKNMPLGDIIERGIELDAKVNTELIETIFVPDTPLHDGAVIVRRDRIVAAACILPLSSKLRGQPMYGTRHRAALGISEGSDAITVVVSEERGEVSVAMNGRLTTSLDEVRLMRVLRNALGR
- the folP gene encoding dihydropteroate synthase; translated protein: MIDTTWTLKGGKVLGPAPFFIAGIVNVTPDSFYDGGTHEDVSTGVAHGLELARQGATILDVGGESTRPYADFVSEAEELNRVIPVVRGLAEADHASVISVDTYKAKVAADALEAGADIINDVSAFRFEPELLDVIAEYKPGYVLMHSLGRPEDMQDEPRYSDVVGELLAFFEERLTVLDKAGLPMDRVTLDPGIGFGKTLEHNLLILKNIERIMALGFPVFMGLSNKSVWQGLLGLAVGKRQNATQAATAVLAAKGVPIHRVHEVALTQQTLTIVRELA
- the ftsH gene encoding ATP-dependent zinc metalloprotease FtsH: MNNHMKNLVIWAIIFVLMVVLFNLFNQPPVPKDTPSYSEFLTMVDSGGVAEVKIQGPKILGMKTSGEKFQTYAPDDPKMIDTLISKGVEVNAEPPEESPWYLTMLLSWFPMLLLIGVWIFFMRQMQGGGGGGRGAMSFGRSKARLINEETAKVTFEDVAGVDEAKEELSEIVDFLREPRKFTRLGGRIPKGVLLVGGPGTGKTLLARAVAGEAGVPFFSISGSDFVEMFVGVGASRVRDLFAQGKKNAPCLIFIDEIDAVGRQRGAGLGGGHDEREQTLNQLLVEMDGFESNEGVILVAATNRPDVLDPALLRPGRFDRQVVVPNPDLRGRERILKVHSRKTPLSPEVNLEVIARGTPGFSGADLENLVNEAALGAAKLGKDRVDMSDFEEAKDKVMMGGRERRSMILSDEEKKTTAYHEAGHALVAKLLPGTDPVHKVSIIPRGRALGVTMQLPGEDRHNYSKDFLLKNMAVLMGGRVAEELVLNQLTTGASNDIERATKTAHNMVCMWGMSEKFGPISFGDNQEPVFLGKEFSHNKDYGEDTAKLIDSEVRRFVDDAYEKATELLKANGDALESIAQALLERETITGADIDLLMEGKELPPMESDNGGSSPSGTADGYTAEGRATGPGYKPVSEESESKDDDFILEDDDSESGPDGDDGENKVQ
- the argH gene encoding argininosuccinate lyase, whose product is MADKKMWGGRFAEGTAASMEAYSESVSFDRLLYAEDIRGSQAHARVLAKQGFLTDDEAKTLCDGLDQVKTEIESGDFEWKTEMEDVHMNIESRLTEIVGPLGGKLHTARSRNDQVALDFRLHVGARLAGWQQALATLVEVFVTRAEEHKETMLPGCTHFQPAQPVSLAHHLLAYCQMFKRDHERVTDCLKRVRVMPLGAAALAGTTHPVNPQAVADDLGIDEIFANSMDAVSDRDFVLEAVFAGSLVMAHLSRMCEEIIIWANPNFGYVKLPDQYSTGSSIMPQKKNPDACEIMRGKTGRVVGSLMGLLVLIKGLPMTYNRDMQEDKEPFFDADKTVSASLTIMADMFKQIEFVPEKMAATVKRGFLNATELADYLAAKGVPFREAHHITGAVVAHAEQKGVGIEDLDLAELKRFSGDINDDVFGVLDYAAAIERRTSPGGTGPASVANQIDTLKGWLKTV
- a CDS encoding argininosuccinate synthase, producing MKKIEKVVLAYSGGLDTSIILKWIKNNYDCEVVTMTADLGQGEEMDGIEDKALSTGAVKAYVEDMREEFVRDYVFPMFRANALYEGRYLLGTAIARPLISKRMVEIAEMEGAQAVSHGATGKGNDQVRFELATMALNPRLQTIAPWREWELKSRTDLMNFAKENSIDIPVSRKKPWSIDANLLHTSFEGGELEDPWNAPGPDCYRNITPPEMCPDEPEEISIDFEAGDPIAINNVKYSPAALLAKLNELGGKHGIGRVDMVENRFVGMKSRGVYETPGGTILAAAHRDLEGLCMDREMMHLRDSLIPKYAEMVYYGYWFSPEREALQAMIDKSQEKVTGTVRVKLYKGNCVPLGRKSPFSLYSPELATFEEDYVYDQADAEGFIKLVGLRLKGRMQQSKWGGKDTEDSCE
- the argF gene encoding ornithine carbamoyltransferase; this encodes MPKHFLTILDIPRDEAKQVLLRAKEMKDNKVRTDLLAGKTLLLIFEKASTRTRVSFEVGVRQLGGDPVFIASKDSQLGRSEPLKDTARVLSRYADGLIVRTFGQEKLETLVEYGDIPVVNALTDEYHPCQIMADMLTMYERTPNLEDLKVAWVGDGNNMAHSFINGSATFGYELVIACPEGYDPDPKLLDIGVNAGAKVSVVRDPAEAVRGAQYVNTDVWASMGQEEEQKKREAAFAGFEVNAALMAGAADNAKFMHCLPVHRGEEVSEAVFESPASIVWDQAENRLHMQKAILEWIYK